The Penaeus monodon isolate SGIC_2016 chromosome 5, NSTDA_Pmon_1, whole genome shotgun sequence genome window below encodes:
- the LOC119573341 gene encoding mitochondrial intermembrane space import and assembly protein 40-like produces the protein MSYCKQEGKDRVIFVTEEDQDGPSKVSLPEDDEQPAGLIQPDGEINWACPCLGGMATGPCGVEFREAFTCFHYSTADPKGSDCLEPFKEMTNCMSNYPNVYGNKDKEEMPAEETEKSSDTQQSKEVEAKA, from the exons ggaAGGATCGAGTAATATTTGTTACGGAAGAAGACCAAGATGGACCCTCAAAAGTCTCGTTACCAGAAGATGATGAACAGCCAG CTGGACTTATACAGCCTGATGGAGAAATCAACTGGGCGTGTCCATGTCTTGGTGGAATGGCTACTGGTCCTTGCGGTGTTGAGTTCCGAGAAGCCTTTACCTGTTTCCACTACTCCACTGCAGACCCCAAAGGAAGTGACTGTTTAGAGCCATTCAAAGAGATGACCAACTGCATGTCCAACTACCCAAATGTCTacggtaataaagataaagaagagatgcCAGcagaagaaacggaaaaaagtTCAGATACACAACAGTCAAAAGAGGTGGAAGCAAAAGCATAA